In Choloepus didactylus isolate mChoDid1 chromosome X, mChoDid1.pri, whole genome shotgun sequence, a genomic segment contains:
- the BRS3 gene encoding bombesin receptor subtype-3 produces the protein MSEREHQPSNQTLTSSTNDTESSSSFIANDNRNKGWTKDKSPGIEVLCAIYITYAVIISVGILGNAILIKVFFKTKSMQTVPNIFITSLAFGDLLLLLTCVPVDATHYLTDGWLFGRIGCKVLSFIRLTSIGVSVFTLTVLSADRYKAVVKPLERQPSNALLKTCAKAGCIWVVSMIIAIPEAIYSNVYTFHDPDKNATFEACASYPVSERLLQEIHSLLCFLVFYIIPLSIISVYYSLIARTLYKSTLNIPTEEQSHVRKQIESRKRIAKTVLVLVALFALCWLPNHLLYLYRSFTYQTYVDPSAIHFMATIFSRVLAFSNSCINPFALYWLSKTFQQHFKAQLFCCKAEISDPPPADIPLNNLAVMGRVPGTGSTQLSEISVTLLTGCNVKKEEDRV, from the exons ATGTCTGAAAGAGAGCATCAGCCATCTAATCAGACTTTAACTTCAAGCACAAATGACACAGAATCATCAAGCTCTTTCATTGCTAATGATAACAGAAACAAAGGATGGACCAAAGACAAGTCTCCAGGAATAGAAGTCTTGTGTGCCATCTACATCACTTATGCTGTGATCATTTCAGTGGGCATCCTTGGAAATGCTATTCTCATCAAAGTCTTTTTCAAGACCAAATCCATGCAAacagttccaaatattttcatcaccagCCTGGCTTTTGGAGATCTTTTACTTCTGCTAACTTGTGTGCCGGTGGATGCAACTCACTACCTGACAGACGGATGGTTGTTCGGAAGAATTGGTTGTAAGGTGCTTTCGTTTATCCGGCTCACTTCTATCGGCGTCTCAGTGTTCACGTTAACAGTTCTCAGTGCTGACAG ATACAAGGCAGTTGTGAAGCCACTGGAGCGACAGCCCTCTAATGCCCTCCTGAAGACCTGTGCAAAAGCTGGTTGCATCTGGGTTGTGTCTATGATAATTGCTATACCAGAGGCTATATATTCAAATGTGTATACTTTCCATGATCCCGACAAGAATGCAACATTTGAAGCCTGTGCATCTTATCCTGTTTCTGAGAGGCTCCTGCAAGAGATACATTCTCTGCTGTGCTTCTTAGTGTTCTACATTATTCCACTCTCTATTATCTCTGTCTACTATTCTTTGATTGCCAGGACCCTTTACAAAAGCACCTTGAACATACCTACTGAGGAACAAAGCCATGTCCGCAAGCAG aTTGAATCCCGGAAGAGAATTGCCAAAACGGTTTTGGTGCTGGTGGCTCTGTTTGCTCTCTGCTGGCTGCCGAATCATCTCCTGTATCTCTATCGCTCATTCACTTATCAAACCTATGTAGACCCCTCTGCCATTCATTTTATGGCCACCATTTTCTCTCGGGTTCTGGCTTTCAGCAATTCTTGCATAAATCCCTTTGCTCTTTACTGGCTGAGCAAAACCTTCCAGCAGCATTTTAAAGCCCAGTTATTCTGCTGCAAGGCAGAGATTTCTGATCCCCCTCCTGCTGATATCCCCCTGAACAACCTGGCTGTGATGGGAAGGGTCCCAGGCACTGGGAGCACACAGTTATCTGAAATTAGTGTGACCTTGCTCACTGGGTGTAATgtgaagaaggaagaagacagaGTCTAG